The Gottschalkia purinilytica genome segment ACTATTAAAAGATGGAGAAACTGAGTATTGGAATATACCTGATGAATTATATAAAATATTTAAAGAGATGTGGATTATGACAATGGGAGATGAAAATATAGAATGGGATGAAATAGTTTTTGTAGTAGATAATAAAGATACAATAGTTGATTATTACTATAAAGAACAATCACATATACAAGCACATGAGAAAATGGAGTTTTTTGAGAATAAGTATTTTGGAAAATCTACAAAATAATTAAGAATGTACTTCTTATATAAATAACCCTTCTTATTAGACATATAAAGTAGTTAAAAACTACAATGTTTATTAAGAGGGGTTTAATTATGTTCAGGTAAAAATATATAAAGTATATAAGATATAAGTATGAATATAAGTAGATAAATACTAAATCATTCTTGACAGCAATAATTAAGTAAAATATAATTTAATTAAGTAATTACTTAATTAAATATAAAGGAGTGAAACATGGACAAAATAGTTCAAATATTTAAAGCACTTGGTGATGAAACAAGGCTAAAAATACTGATTATACTTTCAAGGAGAAGGATTTGTGCTAAAGGAATTGCTAAGCATTTAGATATTTCAGAAGCAGCAGTATCACAGCACATAAAAGTTCTCAAAGAATCAGGTATTATTGTTGGGAAAAAAGTAGGTTATTATGTTCATTATGATTTGCAAGAACCAGTTATTTTAGAGATGATAAAGTTCATTGAACAAATTAGTAATGACCATACCATAAGTAGCTGTAAGTTAGGTATCCACATGCCAAATGAATGTAGGATATCATGTAAGGCAAATAAAAATAAGTGTTGTCAAAAAACTATAAGTAAAAATTGAAAGGAGAAAGAATATGAAAGTATGTATTCCAGCTCAAGAAAACAAAGGCGTAGATAGTATAGCTTATAATCATTTTGGATCAGCTCCATTCTTTTTAATTTATGATTTAGAAAAAGAAGAAATAAAAGTAATTGAGAACGGTGACTTAAATCATGCGCATGGAATGTGTCAACCTCTTAAAGCACTTAGAGGAGAATCAGTTGATGCTATTTTAGTTGGTGGAATTGGTGCAGGAGCATTAATGAAGTTAAATAATCAAGGTATAAAGGTATATAAAGTTACTGAAGAAACTGTATTAAAGAATATTGAACTATTAAAAAGAAATGAACTAGCAGAATTTTCGATAGAGAATAGTTGTAACCATCATAACTGTGCACATTAAAGAGATTAATTAGTATTATGTTGAAAAATACACTATGCTCGAAATATATTATATCAGATGATAAATAATAAGAAGTAAGCAATATAAAGAGATATCTTAAATAAAAGCTAGCCAATTTTAAGTCAGACATTCTCTAGCTTTTACCAAGAAATAGACATAATTTGACTTAGATACTATATTGTGATATTCTGTCAATAATCACTAATTTCCATAAATTTGTAGAAAATATATAACACTCTAAATCATTAATGATTTAGAGTGTTATTTTATTTTAATTAAAATTCCAGGAAGGATGATATTTTGAGAGAGGCTTTAAAGATTATAAAGACAAGAACTAAAGAAGAAAAATTATCTAACAATCATAATGAAACATGGAGAGATTGGAAATGGCAAGTTAAAAACACTATAAAAAATGTAGATGATGTAGAAAAAATTTTAGAAATTAGGTTAGATGAAAAAAAGAAAAAACAAATTGAACAAACGTTAGAAAAATTTCCTATGGCAGTAACTCCATATTATTTGTCTCTGATTGATTTTGATAATTATGAGAAAGATCCTATCTTCAAACAAGCATTTCCAGATATAAGAGAACTTAGTATTTCAAAATGTGATATGGAGGACCCTTTAAATGAAGATAAAGATAGTCCTGTAGAAGGGGTTACTCATAGATATCCAGATAGAGTGTTACTTCATGTAAGTAATGTTTGTGCAATGTATTGTAGACATTGTACTAGAAAAAGAAAAGTAGGAGATATCAGTAGTATTCCTTCAAAATCTGAGATATTAAAAGGAATTGATTATATAAGAAATAATAAAAACATTAGAGATGTATTACTATCTGGTGGAGATCCATTTATGCTCTCAGATGAGTATTTAGAGTGGATATTGGATGAAGTATCAAAGATAAAACATGTGGAAGTGATAAGAATAGGAACTAGAACACCAGTCGTCCTTCCATATAGAATAACTGATAAGTTAGTTAATGTTCTTAAAAAATACGATAACATATGGATTAATACACACTTTAATCATCCTAGAGAAATAACTAAAGATTCTAGAATAGCACTTAAAAAATTATCTTCTATAGGAATACCTCTCGGAAATCAAACTGTTTTATTAGCTGATGTAAATGATTGTCCAGGAATAATGAAAAAGCTGGTTCATGAGCTTGTTAAAAATAAAGTAAGGCCATATTATTTATATCAATGTGATCTTTCAGAAGGGCTTGAACACTTTAGAACTAATATAGGAATAGGAATTGAAATAATAGAAAGCTTGAGAGGTCATACTAGTGGATTTGCAATACCAACTTATGTAATTGATGCTCCAGGTGGTGGGGGTAAAATACCGGTGATGCCTAATTATTTAATATCTTGGTCTACAAATAAAGTTGTTCTTAGAAATTATGAAGGTTTAATTACAACATATAAGTTTCCAGATAATTATGAACATACATCTTGTGACTTAAAATGTGATAAGTGTGATTTAACTTTAGATTTAGAGAAACACAAAAAAGAGCATACAGATGGTGTAGCATCACTCTTATCTGATCATGATAGTAGTTTTACAATAGTTCCAAAAAACTTAGATCGTGAAGAAAGAAACAGGTGTTAACTATGACTGATATAGTTGAAAAAGTAGGAAACTCTATAATACAACATGGAAAAGAAAATAATAGAGTGTATATTATGAAAATAGATAAAAACAATACTGAAGAATTGATAAAAAAAGTAGATAAAATAACAGAGCTAAATGAATATACTAAAGTATTCGCCAAAGTTCCATCTTCTGTTAAGAATCTATTCATTAAGAATGGATTTAAAATAGAGGCTAAGGCTGAAAAGTTTTACTTAGGCAAAGAAGATTGCTACTTTATGGGTAAATATTTTTCAGATGATAGGTCTAGAGATAAATTTAGTCATACAACAAGAGAGGTATTGTCATTTTGCAAATCTAAAAAAAGATATGAAAAGCTACCAAGTTTAAATAAAAAATATAAAATTAGAAAAGCTAGATTGGAAGATATAGAAGACATGGCTAAATTATACAAGTTAACTTTCAAGTCTTATCCCTTTCCTATATTTAATAAAGAATATATTGAAAAAACTATGAATGATAATGTAGTATACTTTGGTACTTGGTATGATGAAAAATTAATTTCACTTTCTTCAATAGAACTTTATAAGAATGATTCAAATGCAGAAATGACAGACTTTGCAACGCATCCTGAATATAGAGGAGAAAATTTATCTTTACACCTATTAAATAGAATGGAAAAAGAACTAAGAGAATTAGATATAAAAACAGCATATTCAATATCAAGGTCTGTATCTTATGGTATGAACTCTACTTTTGTAAGAATGGGATATGAATATGGAGGTACTCTTATAAATAACACTAATATAGATGGGCAGATTGAAAATATGAATGTTTGGTATAAATTTTTATAAATGCTAGATATCGAAAGTAATAAGCATTTGTAATTTAGATTTTTTATTATAAAGAGTTAAGTTTTGGCTTGGATCTGTTTAAAGTTGAAACTTAACTCTTTTTTTACTTAATGAATTTAGGATAACAATAAAATATTTTTGTTAAGGTTTTTTACAAGCAATAATTACTTTACAAGTAGAATAAATCTATTCTAAAGATAGAAGAATTAGTGAAAGAGTAAAATATTTAAATAGAATCTATTATATTTTTTGTCTATGAATTGTTATATATATTAAAATAATAAGAATTGATAAAGAAGATCGTAACATATAAAGAAGAGAGAAGTATAAAAGATCATTTAATATATTAGTAATAATACATATATAAGATTTCGATAAACTTAAAGGTATTTAAAGATATACAGTGTTAAATTACTTAGATATTAAATAAAGAATAATAATAACATGTAACATATTTGATAATGATAATCATTATCATTTATAATAAGAATAAGAAGTTAAATAAATAATTTTATCAAAAAAATATTATTAGATATACATATTCATATTAAATTACTTTTGGATATTTATCAATAAGTACTAAAAATATATAACACATATTAATATAGGAGGTAATGATATGAAAAAATTTTTATATTACTTTTTAAGTTTTATACTAATTATCGGATTATCAGGGTGTAATGTCAAAGAAAAACCTAACACATCTAAAGACAATGGAAAAATGAAAGTTGTGGCAACTACGACGATGATTGCAGACTTAGCTAGAAATATAGGAAAAGATAAATTAGAAGTGAAGCAACTAATGGGACCAGGAATTGACCCACATCTTTATAAAGCAAGTGCAGGGGATGTAGATTTAATGTATTCAGCAAATATAATCATATATAATGGTGTACATTTAGAAGGAAAAATGGGAGATGTTCTTAGCAAAATGAAAAATAGCGGTAAAGGAGTATTTTCTTTAGAAGAAGGTATTGATTCTAATAAACTTATATTAGATAAAGATACCAATACTCCTGATCCACATATTTGGTTTGATATTAAGCTTTGGAGTGAATCAGCAAAATATGTTTCAAATGTGTTAGCTGATAATGATCCTAAAAATAAAGATTTTTACATGTCAAATCTAAATAACTATCTAAAAGAATTAGAGAACTTAGAGAAATATGCCAATAGTAGGATTTCAGAAATTGATCCTAATTCTAGGGTACTAATTACTGCACATGATGCTTTTACTTACTTTGGAAAAGCATACGGGGTAGAAGTTAAAGGATTACAAGGAATTAGTACAGCATCAGAAACAGGAACAGGTGATGTGAAACAAATAGCAGATTTTATAGTTAATAGAAAAATTAAAGCTATATTTATAGAATCATCAGTTCCTAAAAAAAGCATTGAAGCTTTACAAGAAGCAGTAAAAAGTAGAGGATTTGAAGTATCAATAGGAGGAGAGCTTTATTCTGATGCATTAGGAAACTATGGAACAGAAGAAGGAACATATATAGGAATGTACAAGAAAAATATTGATACGATTGTAAATGCTCTAAAATAGGAGGAGATTAAAATGAGTGAATTACAAAAAAATGCTTTAAATATCAGAAATCTTTCAACAGCATATCATGATGAATTAGTTCTTAAGGATATAAATATTTCAGTTCCAAAAGGAACATTAGTAGCAATTGTTGGACCTAATGGAGCTGGTAAGTCAACTTTACTAAAAAGTATATTAGGTTTTCTAAAACTGATAAAAGGTACAGTGGATTTTTACGGAAAGAGTTATAGACAAATGAGAAAATCTATAGGATATGTTCCTCAAAGAGGAGCAGTAGATTGGGACTTTCCAACTACAGTAGAAGATGCAGTTTCTATGGGGTTATATGGTAAAATCGGATGGATAAGACGTTTAAAAAAAGAAGATCATAAGAGAGTTGATTTAGCTTTAAAAAGACTTAAAATTGAGAATTTAAGAAAAAGACAAATAGGTCAACTATCAGGCGGACAACAACAGAGAATGTTTTTAGCAAGGGCTGTTGCTCAAGATGCAGATATTTATTTTATGGATGAGCCTTTACAAGGAGTAGATGCTTTAACTGAAAAGGTAATTATAAATATATTAAAAGAATTTAGAGACCAAGGAAAAACAGTAATTGTGGTACACCATGATCTAAGTACTGTAAAAAAATATTTTGATTGGGTGATTATGCTTAACAAGACAGTTATAACTCAAGGAATTGCAGAGGAGAAATTTAATAGTGTTAACATTGAGAAAGCTTATGGAATAAATCAAAATATACTCGAAGAAAGGTGGGGAGTATATGGAGCTAATTAGAGAATTTTTTTCAGACTATACTTTGCAAATAGTTTTAATAGGATCAGCAATCTTAGGTTTTTCAGCAGGAACTGTAGGAACATTTGCACTATTAAAAGGAAAAGGACTACTAGGAGATATGGTATCTCATGCATCACTTCCAGGTATAGTATTAGCATTCTTATTTACAGGTATAAAAGATACAGAAGTTTTATTATTAGGAGCATTGATGACTGGACTTTTATCAGTAATTTTTCTAGAAATATTAAAGAAATATACGAAATTGAAATATGATAGCTTACTAGCAATTATACTTTCTGGATTCTTTGGAATTGGAATAACACTACTAACTTATGTTCAGAAAATACCAAATGCAAATCAAGCAGGTCTTGATAAATTTATCTTTGGGCAAGCTTCAACACTAGTTAAAAAAGATGTGAGTATAATATCTATAGTTTCTATAATATGCTTAACTATGATTATATTATTTTGGAAGGAAATAAAACTCTATATATTTGATGAAGAATATGCAATTACACAAGGTTTTCATAAATCAGTAATAGAAATGATAATTTCTTTCATGATGATAATGATAATAATTGTGGGACTACAAACTGTAGGAGCGATACTTATAAGTTCACTTTTAATAGCTCCAGGAGTGGCTTCACGCCAATGGACAGATAAGCTATCTATAATGGTTGTATTATCAGGAGTATTTGGAATTATTGGTGGGGTATCAGGGACAATTATTAGTTCAGCTTATGATAAGATGCCTACAGGACCATTGATTGTAGTTATCATGACAATAATAGCTTTATTTTCTATAGTTTTTTCTCCAAAAAGAGGTATTTTATTTAGAAATAAAAAACTAAAAAGAGATAGAGAAATATTTTGTGTGGAAGGAGGAGAGTAAATGACACCTCAAATTGAAATACAGATTATTGTAATATTAGTAGCATTATCTTGCGCTCTCTCCGGTGTTTTTCTAGTTTTAAGAGGAATGAGTATGATGACTGATGCTATCGGACATACGGTTCTATTAGGAATTGTTCTAGGGTTCTTTATATCAGGAAGACTAGATTCTCCAATTTTATTTTTAGGAGCAGGAGCTTTTGGAATAGTAACAGCATATGGGGTAGAAGTTTTATCTAAAACTAGATTAATAAAAGAAGATGCCTCTATTGGATTAGTATTTCCTTTCCTTTTTAGTATAGCTATTATTCTTATAACAAGATTTGCAGGTAATGTTCATTTAGATACAGATTCTGTACTTTTAGGAGAATTAGCATTTGCACCTTTAGAAAGAATACAAGCTTTTGGAATGGATATAGGTCCAAAATCTATGGTAGTTATGTCTATAATACTTATAATAAATATTGGCTACTTTATGTTATTTTATAAAGAATTAAAATTGGGTACTTTCGATCCACAATTTGCTCAAGCTGCTGGATTCTCAACATTATTTATTCACTATAGCTTGATGTCAATTGTATCATTTACCTCTGTAGGTGCATTCGATGCAGTAGGAGCAATTTTAGTAGTAGCTTTCATGGTAGGTCCTCCTGCTTCAGCATATTTATTAACTTCTAGATTATTACCGATGATTTTAACAAGTTGTGGAATAGGGGTTATAAATAGTATTATAGGTTATATAGTAGCTATAAACTTGGATATTTCTATATCAGGAACTATAGCATCTACAACATTAGTGACTTTCATAGTTTGCTTTGTTATTTCAGTTTATATGAAATTAAGAAATAGAACACAAAATATAATTATAGAAAGTCATAATTAACTTAAGTAAGATGGAGATTCTACTTTTAAGTTAATTATTAACTAAATATTTTTTTAATAATAAAGAGGTTCACTGACTTAGTATATTAGATTTTGTTGTTTAATGTGTCTAATATTAAGAGGTGAACCTTTTTTGTCTAATAAATTTTATATTTTAATCATTTTATAAGTTAGAACTTAAATATGTAAGAAAGATAAAATTATATATTTGTTCGATAAATGACTAAATTAAAAAGAGTTTATTTTAGAATAATGGACTAGAGTCATGAATACATTAGTAATTAATTAAGAAAGAATGAAATTAGTAATAAGCCATATCGCATAATTTACAATTAGGGTAGATGAAATGAAGAATATTTAGAAATTAGATATTATAAGTTTAAATATAAAAAATATATGACTTCAAAAAAGAAGTCATATATAATTTGTTAGGATATAGTTAAATTTAATTAAAAAAATAAAGTAATATATTTTTAAACCATAATTGAGATTATATTTATAGTAACTTCATAATGGCTAGAACTATCAAGATTAGTCCAGATAGCCAAGATAAATTAATCTTTACTTTTTCAACAACTTTTCTACCTATAAATGATCCTACCAATACAGCAATCATATCAGAAATTAAAGACAATAACACTACTTGTATATAATTAATATTTCCTAAACTACTTCCAAAACCTATAGCCATACCATCTAAGGAAAGAGCTAGCGCAAGATATAAAGCTTCCCTTGAGCTAAGATATTTTGAATTATCAAAATCAGCTTTAGTCTCATCAGCATATATATCTAGTACAAATCTAAAATCAAATAACTTAAAATTTACTTTTTTATTTGTATATGATTTTTTCTTTAAATAGGCCTTAATAATACTTTCAAATAAGTAATATATACCTAGTCCCATTAGTATTGTAAAACTTATTATTATAGTAACATTTTCTGGCAAAATCTTTTTTACTATAGAGCCCAAGAAAAAGGAGATAGCAAGAATTGATGAACAAACAATATTGATAACAGTTACTGATTTAAAAGGTATTTTTATTTTATTTGTTCCATAAGCAATACTAGCTACAAATGCATCTAAACATAGTGCAGATACTAATAATATAGATTGAAGCATAATAGCACCCCCTTAAATTAATCCAGTTATAATATGTTATTAAGATATTTATAAATGGTTACAAGGGGAGTTACTATATGTTAAAATCCTGTATTCAATTATAAGATTAAATAAAAAATAAAGAATTAGTGTATAAGTTATATTGATAAAACTAACAAATGATTGCTAATTTGCTAATAACTTTAAATGGCAAATCCTAAGATATAAACAATGAGAACACTAAAAACTGCTACGCTCATAAGACCTTTATTAAAATATGCTAGTATTATGGCTACAAGAGTTCCTGCTATTCCTGTATAAATATTATTTGTTGAATATATTATTGCTGGAAAGGTCATAGCTCCTAGAACAGCAAAAGGAACATAATATAAAAAAGATTTTAGGAACTTTGAATTAATTTCTCTTTTCATAAGGACTATAGGAATTACCCTAGGTATGTACGTTACTATACACATAATAAGTATATATATAAAAGTTTTAGTCATTTTAATCCTCCCTTGGAAAAACTATTGCACCAAATGCTGAGGCAATTATAGTTGCAATTATGATTACCCATCCACTAGAAATTTTACTTATTAAAGGTACATATCTAAAAATCAGACTTATAGATACAGATACAACTATTACACCTAGAACCTTTTTACTATTTCTAGCTTCAGGCACTATAAGAGCCAAGAACATTCCATACAAAGCTATTCCCATAGCATTTTGAAGTCTTGTAGACAAAAATGTAGAGAAAATTGCTCCCGTAAGCGTACCTAAAGCCCATGCTAAATATGAAGTAATTATTAGTCCCATCATATATGGAAAAGTAACTTTTTCTTTTTCAAGAGATGCTACTGTAAATGTTTCATCTGTTATTCCAAATGCCATAATAAGTTTTTTAGAAAGTGGCATTTTAACAATTTTTTGAGAAAGAGATAATGACATGAGCATATATCTTATATTTATAATAAATGTAGTTACTGCAACTTCTAAGAAAGTTCCATTTGAAAGAATAATATTAGTTCCTGCAAATTGTCCTGCTGAAGTAAAGTTAGTTAAGGATATCACCAGTGCAGTTAATGGATCCATTCCTCCATTTGATGCCATAATTCCAAAAGTAAATGAAACTGGAAAATATCCCATTGCTATAGGAAGTGATTTTTTTACTCCTATTAAAAATTTACTTTTCGAATCATTAGAATTAAAATCTAATGTTTTTTCTAAAATCTGTTCAGTTTGTTTCAATTTAGTATCACCCTGTCCTTTAATTATTTCCAATATATTGTACCATAAATTATAAATAAGTCTTTATTTAAATGAAGATATAGATTTAAAATGAATAGAATTTTCTATAATACTTAGATTTAAGCAATATACCATATTAGATTATTAGGCTTTTAATGAACAATAAAGTATCGAAAATATTAAATAAGAATATGGTAATATATAGATATAAGAAGATGTTAGATGGAGGTATATATGAAAGTTGAAATCTTAAAAATTGGACAAGTAGAAGAAAGTAAATTAAAGTTTGCAGTTATTAGCACTCGTTTTCAAAATAAATGGGTTTTTGTGAGACATAAAGATAGAGATACATGGGAGATACCAGGAGGCCATAGAGAAATAGATGAGAATATAAATGATACAGCTAAAAGAGAGCTATTTGAAGAAACAGGTGCAAAAATTTTTAAAATAGAACCAGTATGCGATTATTCTGTTACAAAGGAGAGTGTAACATCATTTGGTAGATTGTTTATTTCAGAAGTTAGTGAGTTTACAGATTTACCTAACTTAGAAATAGGTGAATTAAGATATTTTAATGAGCCACCAAGTAATTTAACATATCCGGATATTCAGCCATATCTATATGAACAGACTATTTTATTTTTAGATAACAGCTTTAATAATATGAGAATCTAGGCCTATATATTTTAAATAATTAGGAGTGATATGTATTGGAACTCACAGATAAAAATCAATACTTAAGAAGTATACAGCTAAATAGAGAAAAGATAAAATCTTTTAAAAAATATCCATTTAACTTACCTGCTATTAAAAACTTATCAAATCTAAAATTCCATCCTAATGTTACATTCATTGTAGGTGAAAATGGAATGGGAAAGTCAACTATTTTAGAAGCAATCGCTACAGCCTATGGTTTTAATCCAGAAGGAGGTACAAGGAACTTCAATTTTTCTTCAAG includes the following:
- a CDS encoding NUDIX hydrolase, which gives rise to MKVEILKIGQVEESKLKFAVISTRFQNKWVFVRHKDRDTWEIPGGHREIDENINDTAKRELFEETGAKIFKIEPVCDYSVTKESVTSFGRLFISEVSEFTDLPNLEIGELRYFNEPPSNLTYPDIQPYLYEQTILFLDNSFNNMRI
- the ytaF gene encoding sporulation membrane protein YtaF, with the translated sequence MLQSILLVSALCLDAFVASIAYGTNKIKIPFKSVTVINIVCSSILAISFFLGSIVKKILPENVTIIISFTILMGLGIYYLFESIIKAYLKKKSYTNKKVNFKLFDFRFVLDIYADETKADFDNSKYLSSREALYLALALSLDGMAIGFGSSLGNINYIQVVLLSLISDMIAVLVGSFIGRKVVEKVKINLSWLSGLILIVLAIMKLL
- the ablB gene encoding putative beta-lysine N-acetyltransferase, yielding MTDIVEKVGNSIIQHGKENNRVYIMKIDKNNTEELIKKVDKITELNEYTKVFAKVPSSVKNLFIKNGFKIEAKAEKFYLGKEDCYFMGKYFSDDRSRDKFSHTTREVLSFCKSKKRYEKLPSLNKKYKIRKARLEDIEDMAKLYKLTFKSYPFPIFNKEYIEKTMNDNVVYFGTWYDEKLISLSSIELYKNDSNAEMTDFATHPEYRGENLSLHLLNRMEKELRELDIKTAYSISRSVSYGMNSTFVRMGYEYGGTLINNTNIDGQIENMNVWYKFL
- a CDS encoding AzlC family ABC transporter permease — protein: MKQTEQILEKTLDFNSNDSKSKFLIGVKKSLPIAMGYFPVSFTFGIMASNGGMDPLTALVISLTNFTSAGQFAGTNIILSNGTFLEVAVTTFIINIRYMLMSLSLSQKIVKMPLSKKLIMAFGITDETFTVASLEKEKVTFPYMMGLIITSYLAWALGTLTGAIFSTFLSTRLQNAMGIALYGMFLALIVPEARNSKKVLGVIVVSVSISLIFRYVPLISKISSGWVIIIATIIASAFGAIVFPRED
- a CDS encoding metal ABC transporter ATP-binding protein; the encoded protein is MSELQKNALNIRNLSTAYHDELVLKDINISVPKGTLVAIVGPNGAGKSTLLKSILGFLKLIKGTVDFYGKSYRQMRKSIGYVPQRGAVDWDFPTTVEDAVSMGLYGKIGWIRRLKKEDHKRVDLALKRLKIENLRKRQIGQLSGGQQQRMFLARAVAQDADIYFMDEPLQGVDALTEKVIINILKEFRDQGKTVIVVHHDLSTVKKYFDWVIMLNKTVITQGIAEEKFNSVNIEKAYGINQNILEERWGVYGAN
- a CDS encoding metal ABC transporter permease; amino-acid sequence: MELIREFFSDYTLQIVLIGSAILGFSAGTVGTFALLKGKGLLGDMVSHASLPGIVLAFLFTGIKDTEVLLLGALMTGLLSVIFLEILKKYTKLKYDSLLAIILSGFFGIGITLLTYVQKIPNANQAGLDKFIFGQASTLVKKDVSIISIVSIICLTMIILFWKEIKLYIFDEEYAITQGFHKSVIEMIISFMMIMIIIVGLQTVGAILISSLLIAPGVASRQWTDKLSIMVVLSGVFGIIGGVSGTIISSAYDKMPTGPLIVVIMTIIALFSIVFSPKRGILFRNKKLKRDREIFCVEGGE
- a CDS encoding AzlD domain-containing protein, with protein sequence MTKTFIYILIMCIVTYIPRVIPIVLMKREINSKFLKSFLYYVPFAVLGAMTFPAIIYSTNNIYTGIAGTLVAIILAYFNKGLMSVAVFSVLIVYILGFAI
- a CDS encoding metal ABC transporter permease — protein: MTPQIEIQIIVILVALSCALSGVFLVLRGMSMMTDAIGHTVLLGIVLGFFISGRLDSPILFLGAGAFGIVTAYGVEVLSKTRLIKEDASIGLVFPFLFSIAIILITRFAGNVHLDTDSVLLGELAFAPLERIQAFGMDIGPKSMVVMSIILIINIGYFMLFYKELKLGTFDPQFAQAAGFSTLFIHYSLMSIVSFTSVGAFDAVGAILVVAFMVGPPASAYLLTSRLLPMILTSCGIGVINSIIGYIVAINLDISISGTIASTTLVTFIVCFVISVYMKLRNRTQNIIIESHN
- a CDS encoding ArsR/SmtB family transcription factor — protein: MDKIVQIFKALGDETRLKILIILSRRRICAKGIAKHLDISEAAVSQHIKVLKESGIIVGKKVGYYVHYDLQEPVILEMIKFIEQISNDHTISSCKLGIHMPNECRISCKANKNKCCQKTISKN
- a CDS encoding metal ABC transporter solute-binding protein, Zn/Mn family gives rise to the protein MKKFLYYFLSFILIIGLSGCNVKEKPNTSKDNGKMKVVATTTMIADLARNIGKDKLEVKQLMGPGIDPHLYKASAGDVDLMYSANIIIYNGVHLEGKMGDVLSKMKNSGKGVFSLEEGIDSNKLILDKDTNTPDPHIWFDIKLWSESAKYVSNVLADNDPKNKDFYMSNLNNYLKELENLEKYANSRISEIDPNSRVLITAHDAFTYFGKAYGVEVKGLQGISTASETGTGDVKQIADFIVNRKIKAIFIESSVPKKSIEALQEAVKSRGFEVSIGGELYSDALGNYGTEEGTYIGMYKKNIDTIVNALK
- the ablA gene encoding lysine 2,3-aminomutase, coding for MREALKIIKTRTKEEKLSNNHNETWRDWKWQVKNTIKNVDDVEKILEIRLDEKKKKQIEQTLEKFPMAVTPYYLSLIDFDNYEKDPIFKQAFPDIRELSISKCDMEDPLNEDKDSPVEGVTHRYPDRVLLHVSNVCAMYCRHCTRKRKVGDISSIPSKSEILKGIDYIRNNKNIRDVLLSGGDPFMLSDEYLEWILDEVSKIKHVEVIRIGTRTPVVLPYRITDKLVNVLKKYDNIWINTHFNHPREITKDSRIALKKLSSIGIPLGNQTVLLADVNDCPGIMKKLVHELVKNKVRPYYLYQCDLSEGLEHFRTNIGIGIEIIESLRGHTSGFAIPTYVIDAPGGGGKIPVMPNYLISWSTNKVVLRNYEGLITTYKFPDNYEHTSCDLKCDKCDLTLDLEKHKKEHTDGVASLLSDHDSSFTIVPKNLDREERNRC
- a CDS encoding NifB/NifX family molybdenum-iron cluster-binding protein yields the protein MKVCIPAQENKGVDSIAYNHFGSAPFFLIYDLEKEEIKVIENGDLNHAHGMCQPLKALRGESVDAILVGGIGAGALMKLNNQGIKVYKVTEETVLKNIELLKRNELAEFSIENSCNHHNCAH